In Arvicanthis niloticus isolate mArvNil1 chromosome 4, mArvNil1.pat.X, whole genome shotgun sequence, a single window of DNA contains:
- the LOC117706592 gene encoding glutathione S-transferase Mu 6 isoform X1 has product MPVTLGYWDIRGLGHAIRLLLEYTETSYEEKRYAMGDAPDYDRSQWLNDKFKLDLDFPNLPYLIDGSHKVTQSNAILRYLGRKHNLCGETEEERIRVDILEKQVMDTRIQMGTLCYSPDFEKRKPEFLKGLPDQLKLYSEFLGKQPWFAGNKVTFADFLVYDVLDQHQMFEPKCLDAFPNLLDFVARFEGLKKISAYMKTSRFLPSPVYLKQATWGNK; this is encoded by the exons ATGCCAGTGACTCTGGGTTACTGGGATATCCGTGGA CTGGGTCACGCCATCCGCCTGCTCCTGGAATACACAGAAACAAGCTACGAAGAGAAGAGATACGCCATGGGGGACG CTCCTGACTATGACCGAAGCCAGTGGCTGAATGACAAATTCAAGCTGGACCTGGACTTTCCCAAT CTGCCCTACTTAATTGATGGGTCACACAAGGTCACCCAGAGCAATGCCATCCTGCGCTACCTTGGCCGCAAGCACAACCTGT gtggagagacagaggaggagaggatcCGTGTGGACATTTTGGAGAAACAGGTTATGGACACCCGCATTCAGATGGGGACGCTCTGCTACAGCCCTGACTTC GAGAAACGGAAGCCAGAGTTCTTGAAGGGCCTCCCAGACCAGCTGAAGCTCTACTCTGAGTTCCTGGGGAAGCAGCCATGGTTTGCAGGGAACAAG GTCACCTTTGCAGATTTCCTTGTCTATGACGTCCTTGATCAGCACCAGATGTTTGAGCCCAAGTGCCTGGACGCCTTCCCGAACCTGTTGGACTTCGTGGCCCGCTTTGAG GGCCTGAAGAAGATCTCTGCCTATATGAAGACCAGCCGCTTCCTTCCAAGTCCTGTGTACTTAAAACAGGCCACATGGGGCAACAAGTAG